From a region of the Sphingopyxis sp. YR583 genome:
- a CDS encoding lipid II flippase Amj family protein gives MIDLPLVTILLLTGFINLIGALAYAARIAGVRTRRIAMSFALFNILVLFSRTSNSFLGPFLAKRIETRIHDGSGASLFIDMQLVLAAASVATLIGILLVPTGQRMFATAIGWYQNNRSTTKLALKAASPSGLRTLGRSLTVPSLSHLKSWKMPKGIGWGVLIANCLAQSLLAVGVVASLYAGYLAPEFRVTASQLSALINGFATILLFAFIDPQLSVMTDDAVEGKVDEADFRRAITFISLSRLAGTILAQALLLPAAALIAYVAVYV, from the coding sequence ATGATCGACCTCCCCCTCGTCACCATCCTGCTGCTCACCGGCTTCATCAACCTGATCGGCGCGCTGGCCTATGCGGCGCGCATCGCCGGCGTTCGCACGCGGCGCATCGCCATGTCCTTCGCGCTGTTCAACATCCTCGTGCTCTTTTCGCGCACCTCGAACAGCTTCCTCGGCCCCTTTCTCGCCAAAAGGATCGAGACGCGCATCCATGACGGCAGCGGCGCATCGCTGTTCATCGACATGCAGTTGGTGCTCGCCGCGGCGAGCGTCGCGACGCTGATCGGCATCCTGCTGGTGCCGACGGGCCAGCGCATGTTCGCCACCGCGATCGGCTGGTACCAGAACAACCGTTCGACGACGAAGCTGGCGCTGAAGGCCGCGAGCCCGAGCGGACTGCGCACATTAGGCCGATCGCTGACCGTCCCCAGCCTGTCGCACCTCAAAAGCTGGAAGATGCCCAAGGGGATCGGCTGGGGCGTGTTGATCGCCAACTGCCTTGCGCAGTCGCTGCTCGCGGTCGGCGTCGTCGCGTCGCTCTACGCCGGTTATCTGGCGCCCGAGTTTCGCGTCACCGCATCGCAGCTCTCGGCGCTGATCAACGGCTTCGCGACGATCCTGCTCTTCGCCTTCATCGACCCGCAATTGTCGGTGATGACCGACGATGCCGTCGAGGGCAAAGTCGACGAGGCCGATTTCCGCCGCGCGATCACCTTTATCTCGCTAAGCCGCCTCGCCGGCACGATTCTCGCGCAGGCGCTCTTGCTGCCTGCGGCCGCACTGATCGCCTACGTCGCCGTCTATGTCTGA
- the recG gene encoding ATP-dependent DNA helicase RecG has product MRPEILNPLFAALTDLKGVGPQLAKPLTRLGLERVVDVLFHLPTGLISRFPVDRLDQAQAGQTIIVELTAQDYRPGRSPRAPFGVEAFDDAGDHVRLVYFGRTSGLARKLFPLGEKRRVSGRLDLYGDMRQIVHPDQVVEPGDEAGIAEHEPVYPLTEGLTNARLSQLGQVALERRPELAEWIDTPLLASRGWPAWREAMERAHASPRDEPARDRLAYDEIFASQVALMLIREGLRARKGRAIVGDGRLTDALQLPFGLTGAQERVGREIAGDMAQDKPMLRMLQGDVGSGKTLVALRAMLAAVEAGTQAALLAPTEILARQHYATLQRMLGGLPVNLAILTGRDKGKIRESTLMGLADGSIDILVGTHAIFQQAVAYKDLALVVVDEQHRFGVAQRLMLTAKGHRPPHLLVMTATPIPRTLQLANHGEMDVSQIDEMPPGRTPVDTRVISLDRLDDVVDSLDRHLATGAQAYWVCPLVAESEGSELAAAEDRAVLLRERLGDARVGLVHGRMKGPEKDEIMARFQAGEIGVLVATTVIEVGVDVPAASLMIVEHAENFGLAQLHQLRGRVGRGAAKSVCLLLRSQNLSETARERLALMRDTNDGFVIAEKDLELRGGGELLGLKQSGDADYRLATPEQLVRLLPVAHDDARLFVERDGGMEGSRAEAVRLCLYLFERDAAVPLLRSG; this is encoded by the coding sequence ATGCGACCCGAGATACTCAATCCGCTCTTTGCTGCGCTGACCGACCTGAAGGGCGTCGGGCCGCAGCTTGCCAAGCCGCTGACGCGGCTGGGGCTGGAACGCGTCGTCGATGTGCTGTTCCATTTGCCGACCGGACTTATCTCGCGCTTTCCCGTCGACCGACTCGATCAGGCGCAGGCCGGACAGACGATCATCGTCGAACTGACCGCGCAGGATTATCGCCCGGGGCGCAGCCCGCGCGCGCCTTTCGGGGTCGAGGCGTTCGACGATGCCGGCGATCATGTGCGGCTCGTCTATTTCGGGCGGACGTCGGGGCTGGCGCGCAAGCTGTTCCCGCTTGGCGAAAAGCGCCGCGTGTCGGGCCGGCTCGACCTTTACGGCGACATGCGTCAAATCGTGCATCCCGATCAGGTCGTCGAACCGGGCGACGAGGCGGGGATCGCCGAGCATGAGCCCGTCTATCCGCTGACCGAAGGGCTTACCAATGCGCGGTTGTCGCAGCTCGGTCAGGTCGCGCTCGAACGGCGGCCCGAACTCGCCGAGTGGATCGATACGCCCTTGCTGGCAAGCCGAGGCTGGCCCGCATGGCGCGAAGCGATGGAGCGCGCCCACGCCAGCCCACGCGACGAGCCGGCGCGTGACCGGCTGGCCTATGACGAGATTTTCGCAAGTCAGGTCGCGCTGATGCTGATCCGTGAAGGGCTGAGGGCCCGCAAGGGAAGGGCGATCGTCGGCGATGGGCGGCTGACCGATGCGCTTCAGCTTCCGTTCGGGTTGACCGGCGCGCAGGAGCGGGTCGGGCGCGAAATTGCGGGCGACATGGCGCAGGACAAGCCGATGTTGCGCATGCTGCAGGGCGACGTAGGATCGGGGAAGACGCTTGTTGCCCTGCGCGCGATGCTGGCGGCGGTCGAGGCGGGAACGCAGGCGGCCTTGCTCGCGCCGACCGAAATTCTGGCGCGCCAGCATTATGCGACGCTGCAACGCATGCTTGGCGGGCTGCCGGTCAATCTCGCGATCCTCACCGGCCGCGACAAGGGCAAGATACGCGAATCGACGCTGATGGGGCTCGCCGACGGCAGCATCGACATCCTCGTCGGAACGCACGCGATTTTCCAGCAGGCGGTCGCGTACAAGGACTTGGCGCTTGTCGTGGTCGACGAACAGCACCGCTTCGGCGTCGCGCAGCGGCTGATGTTGACCGCGAAGGGACACCGCCCGCCGCATCTGCTGGTGATGACGGCGACGCCGATCCCGCGCACGCTGCAACTGGCCAACCATGGCGAAATGGATGTGTCGCAGATCGACGAGATGCCGCCGGGGCGCACCCCGGTCGATACGCGCGTCATCTCGCTCGACCGGCTCGACGATGTCGTGGACTCGCTCGACCGGCATCTGGCGACGGGCGCGCAGGCCTATTGGGTGTGCCCGCTCGTCGCGGAGAGCGAGGGCAGCGAGCTGGCTGCCGCAGAGGACCGCGCCGTCCTGCTCCGCGAGCGGCTGGGCGATGCCCGCGTCGGGTTGGTCCACGGCCGGATGAAGGGGCCCGAAAAGGACGAGATCATGGCGCGGTTTCAGGCCGGCGAGATCGGCGTCCTCGTCGCGACAACCGTGATCGAGGTCGGGGTCGACGTGCCGGCAGCGAGCCTGATGATCGTCGAACATGCCGAGAATTTTGGGCTTGCGCAGCTTCACCAGCTCCGCGGCCGGGTCGGTCGCGGCGCCGCGAAATCGGTGTGCCTGTTGCTGCGGTCGCAGAATCTGTCGGAGACCGCGCGAGAGCGGCTCGCTCTGATGCGCGACACCAACGATGGTTTCGTGATCGCCGAGAAGGATCTGGAACTGCGCGGCGGCGGTGAGTTGCTCGGGCTCAAGCAGTCGGGTGACGCCGATTACCGGCTGGCAACGCCCGAACAACTGGTCCGCCTGCTGCCTGTCGCGCACGACGATGCGCGGCTGTTCGTCGAGCGTGACGGCGGCATGGAGGGATCACGGGCGGAAGCGGTTCGCCTCTGCCTCTATCTCTTCGAACGCGATGCGGCGGTGCCGCTGCTGCGAAGCGGTTAG
- a CDS encoding DOMON-like domain-containing protein: MRRELICHPDTPGKAVRAVAVEITLSFDDGFALRFLVDGAIPALVLPDGQGELVIADSATDGLWESTCFEAFLTEDGEPDYTEFNYGPDGRWACYQFDDYRSLLRTDDLAPWEMAAEKGEQSYALRIEPGIFPDNGAKLALSAVIEELDGTKSYWALAHPPGKPDFHHPDCFALTLGAPDAA; encoded by the coding sequence ATGCGCAGGGAACTGATCTGTCACCCCGATACGCCGGGCAAGGCGGTGCGCGCGGTTGCGGTCGAAATCACCTTGTCGTTCGACGATGGCTTTGCCCTGCGTTTCCTGGTCGACGGGGCGATCCCGGCGCTGGTCTTGCCCGACGGACAGGGCGAACTCGTGATCGCCGACAGCGCGACCGACGGCCTTTGGGAAAGCACCTGTTTCGAGGCCTTTCTGACCGAAGATGGCGAACCCGATTATACCGAGTTCAACTATGGCCCCGATGGCCGCTGGGCCTGTTACCAGTTCGACGATTATCGCTCGCTGCTGCGCACGGATGATCTCGCGCCGTGGGAGATGGCGGCCGAGAAGGGCGAGCAAAGCTATGCGCTGCGCATCGAGCCGGGGATTTTCCCGGACAATGGCGCCAAGCTGGCGCTGTCTGCGGTGATCGAGGAACTCGACGGCACGAAAAGCTATTGGGCGCTCGCGCATCCGCCGGGCAAACCCGACTTCCATCATCCCGATTGCTTTGCACTCACGCTTGGGGCACCCGACGCGGCATGA
- a CDS encoding exo-beta-N-acetylmuramidase NamZ family protein: MLFGIDRLLADPALRKPLEGKRVALLAHPASVTADLTHSLDALVAAGLDITAVFGPQHGVRGDLQDNMMESPDFTDPTYGMPVFSLYGEVRRPSGQSMHTFDVMLVDLQDLGCRIYTYVTTLLYILEAAAEHGKAVWVLDRPNPAGRPVEGTQLLPGWESFVGAGPMVMRHGLTMGEIGHWFIRHFGLDVDYRVIGMEGWDPRGTGFGWPTDRVWINPSPNAANVNMARAYAGTVMVEGATLSEGRGTTRPLELFGAPDIDAKAVIAEMQRLAPQWLGGCKLRDIWFQPTFHKHVGQLNSGVHIHADGPWYDDEAFQPWRVQALGFKAIRSLYPDYPIWRGKDFKYEYTDDVLAIDVINGGPGLREWVDDAGADAGDLDALAMPDEAGWRGEIADLLIY, from the coding sequence ATTCTCTTCGGTATCGACCGCCTGCTCGCCGATCCGGCGCTTCGCAAACCGCTCGAAGGAAAGCGCGTCGCGCTGCTCGCGCATCCCGCTTCAGTCACCGCCGACCTGACGCACAGCCTCGACGCGCTCGTCGCTGCGGGGCTCGATATCACCGCGGTGTTCGGACCGCAGCATGGTGTGCGCGGCGACCTTCAGGACAATATGATGGAGTCCCCCGACTTCACCGATCCGACCTATGGCATGCCGGTATTCAGCCTTTATGGCGAGGTGCGGCGGCCGAGCGGTCAGTCGATGCACACCTTCGACGTGATGCTCGTCGACCTGCAGGATCTGGGCTGCCGCATCTACACCTATGTGACGACGCTTCTGTATATCCTCGAAGCCGCCGCCGAGCACGGCAAGGCGGTATGGGTGCTCGATCGGCCCAATCCCGCGGGGCGTCCCGTCGAGGGTACGCAGCTCCTGCCGGGTTGGGAAAGCTTCGTCGGCGCGGGGCCGATGGTGATGCGTCATGGCCTCACGATGGGCGAGATCGGGCATTGGTTCATCCGTCACTTCGGCCTCGACGTCGATTATCGGGTGATCGGGATGGAAGGGTGGGATCCGAGAGGCACCGGCTTCGGCTGGCCGACGGACCGCGTCTGGATCAACCCCAGCCCCAACGCCGCGAACGTCAATATGGCGCGGGCCTATGCCGGCACGGTGATGGTCGAGGGCGCGACGCTGAGCGAGGGCCGGGGCACGACGCGTCCGCTCGAACTGTTCGGCGCGCCCGATATTGACGCGAAAGCCGTGATCGCCGAAATGCAGCGCCTCGCGCCGCAGTGGCTCGGCGGATGCAAGCTGCGCGATATCTGGTTTCAGCCGACCTTCCACAAGCATGTCGGCCAGCTCAACAGCGGTGTCCATATCCATGCCGACGGGCCGTGGTACGATGATGAGGCGTTCCAGCCCTGGCGTGTGCAGGCATTGGGCTTCAAGGCGATCCGCAGCCTCTATCCGGACTATCCGATCTGGCGCGGCAAGGATTTCAAATATGAGTACACCGACGATGTACTCGCGATCGATGTGATCAATGGCGGACCGGGCCTGCGCGAATGGGTCGACGATGCCGGCGCGGATGCGGGCGATCTCGATGCGCTGGCAATGCCCGACGAGGCGGGTTGGCGGGGCGAAATCGCCGACCTGCTGATTTACTGA
- a CDS encoding PilZ domain-containing protein — protein sequence MRKIDTNKAHYVGLDQRIAPRSDVYCRLPFVMPDGRQEMCTCVNISADGMLMRFERGLEIGDLVVFRMPIVGRIAAKVVWSIGGKTGVQFDKSISVEDYLPMIRAMGARGDVN from the coding sequence ATGCGCAAGATCGACACGAACAAGGCCCATTATGTCGGCCTCGACCAGCGGATCGCACCGCGTAGCGACGTCTATTGCCGCCTGCCTTTCGTCATGCCCGACGGGCGACAGGAAATGTGCACCTGCGTCAACATCAGCGCCGACGGCATGTTGATGCGTTTCGAGCGTGGGCTGGAGATCGGCGACCTCGTCGTGTTCCGCATGCCGATCGTCGGCCGCATCGCGGCAAAGGTCGTCTGGTCGATCGGCGGCAAGACCGGCGTACAATTCGACAAGTCGATCTCGGTCGAAGATTATCTGCCGATGATCCGCGCCATGGGTGCCAGAGGCGACGTAAACTAA
- a CDS encoding FAD assembly factor SdhE, with translation MPHTDRLKRLKFRAWHRGTREADYMIGGFFDRYSAGWSEEEIAWYEVVVEEDDVDIMAWALGTGEPPAHLDRPDMIAAMRRLDYIPLP, from the coding sequence GTGCCGCACACCGACCGCCTCAAACGCCTGAAATTCCGTGCCTGGCACCGTGGCACGCGCGAGGCCGATTATATGATCGGCGGCTTTTTCGACCGCTATTCTGCGGGCTGGAGCGAGGAAGAGATCGCCTGGTACGAGGTCGTCGTCGAGGAGGATGACGTCGACATCATGGCATGGGCGCTCGGCACCGGCGAGCCGCCCGCGCATCTCGACCGTCCCGATATGATCGCCGCGATGCGCCGACTGGATTATATCCCGCTGCCATGA
- a CDS encoding DUF817 domain-containing protein yields MSELPRGHSRFHAVRARLEAMAVEPGPRGWFLEFLVFGFKQGWACLFGGLMLALLLGTHLFWPEGAPLHRYDAITIGAVLIQLGMLAFRLETPKEAIVILIFHIVGTVMELFKTAAGSWQYPEASLLHIGAVPLFSGFMYAAVGSYIARVWRIFDFRYTGYPPICTSYLLAAAIYVNFFAHHWLYDIRWLLFAATALLFWRCQVWFRPLHVHRRMPLLVGWGLVALFIWLAENIGTFARAWTYPSQNDGWHMVGFDKLGSWYLLMIISFVLVSLVQRPKTPD; encoded by the coding sequence ATGTCTGAACTGCCGCGCGGCCACAGTCGCTTCCATGCCGTCCGCGCGCGACTGGAAGCGATGGCGGTCGAGCCGGGGCCACGCGGCTGGTTTCTCGAATTTCTCGTCTTCGGCTTCAAACAGGGGTGGGCATGCCTGTTTGGCGGACTGATGCTCGCTCTGCTGCTCGGCACGCATCTCTTCTGGCCCGAGGGCGCGCCGCTCCACCGCTATGATGCGATTACGATCGGCGCGGTGCTGATCCAACTCGGCATGCTCGCCTTCCGACTGGAAACACCGAAAGAAGCCATCGTTATCCTGATCTTCCACATCGTCGGCACGGTGATGGAATTGTTCAAGACCGCTGCGGGGTCGTGGCAATATCCCGAGGCGAGCCTGCTCCACATCGGCGCGGTGCCGCTCTTTTCGGGCTTCATGTACGCCGCGGTCGGCAGTTATATCGCGCGCGTCTGGCGCATCTTCGATTTCCGGTACACCGGCTATCCGCCGATCTGTACGAGCTATCTCCTCGCCGCCGCGATCTACGTCAATTTCTTCGCGCACCACTGGCTGTACGACATCCGCTGGCTGCTGTTCGCCGCGACCGCGCTGCTCTTCTGGCGCTGTCAGGTGTGGTTCCGCCCGCTCCATGTGCATCGTCGGATGCCTTTGCTCGTCGGCTGGGGCCTCGTCGCGCTGTTCATCTGGCTCGCCGAAAATATCGGCACCTTCGCCCGCGCTTGGACCTATCCGAGCCAGAACGACGGCTGGCACATGGTCGGTTTCGATAAGCTCGGCAGCTGGTATCTGTTGATGATCATCAGCTTCGTGCTCGTCAGCCTCGTCCAGCGGCCGAAGACGCCCGATTAA
- a CDS encoding M24 family metallopeptidase yields MHRRQFLGTATLAGLAATLPVSVLAADTAGLPNLAAKAVPIGKAERMARIAKAKDLMRANDIGALLIEPGSSLIYFTGVRWGRSERLTAAVLTREGEVAIVTPFFEEPSVRESLGVEAEVLTWNEDENPLAAVAAWLGKRGLTKGRIGVEETVRYFAVDGLEKAMPGVTVVNGAPVVRGCRMHKSPAEIALMQIAADITLAAYRHTAPRVEAGMTPADIGAIMKAATEALGGRSEFELILLGEASAYPHGSGKPQAVKSGEVVLMDCGATVHGYQSDISRTFVYGKATARQRQVWDQMRKGQDVAFAAAKLGTPAGKVDDAVRAYYESLGWGPGYKLPGTSHRTGHGIGLDGHEPVNLVRGETTKLAPGMCFSNEPGIYIPGEFGIRLEDCFYMTDSGPEWFSEPPPSIDNPFG; encoded by the coding sequence ATGCACCGACGGCAATTTCTCGGGACGGCGACGCTTGCTGGCCTCGCCGCAACATTGCCCGTGTCGGTGCTCGCCGCCGATACGGCGGGCCTCCCCAATCTTGCCGCCAAGGCGGTGCCAATCGGCAAGGCAGAGCGGATGGCACGCATCGCCAAGGCGAAGGATCTGATGCGCGCGAATGATATCGGGGCGCTGCTGATCGAACCGGGATCGAGCCTCATTTATTTCACTGGGGTCAGATGGGGGCGCAGCGAGCGGCTGACCGCTGCGGTGTTGACGCGCGAAGGCGAGGTCGCGATCGTGACACCTTTCTTCGAGGAGCCATCGGTGCGTGAGAGCCTGGGTGTCGAGGCCGAGGTGCTGACGTGGAACGAGGATGAGAACCCGCTCGCCGCGGTCGCGGCATGGCTCGGCAAGCGCGGGCTGACCAAGGGCCGCATCGGCGTCGAGGAAACGGTGCGCTATTTCGCGGTCGACGGGCTTGAGAAAGCGATGCCCGGCGTGACCGTGGTCAATGGCGCGCCGGTTGTGCGTGGATGCCGCATGCACAAGTCGCCCGCCGAAATCGCGCTGATGCAGATCGCTGCGGACATCACGCTCGCCGCCTATCGCCACACCGCGCCGCGGGTCGAGGCAGGGATGACGCCCGCCGACATCGGCGCGATCATGAAGGCCGCGACCGAAGCGCTCGGCGGCAGGAGCGAGTTCGAATTGATCCTGCTCGGCGAGGCGAGCGCCTATCCGCATGGATCGGGCAAGCCGCAGGCGGTGAAGAGCGGCGAGGTCGTGCTGATGGACTGCGGTGCGACGGTGCACGGCTATCAATCGGACATCTCGCGCACCTTCGTTTACGGCAAGGCGACGGCACGCCAGCGGCAGGTCTGGGACCAGATGCGTAAGGGGCAGGATGTGGCGTTCGCCGCGGCCAAACTCGGCACGCCGGCAGGCAAGGTCGATGATGCGGTGCGCGCCTATTATGAAAGCCTCGGCTGGGGGCCCGGCTATAAGCTGCCCGGCACCTCGCATCGCACCGGCCACGGCATCGGGCTCGACGGGCACGAGCCGGTCAATCTGGTACGCGGCGAAACGACGAAGCTCGCGCCCGGCATGTGCTTCTCGAACGAACCCGGCATCTATATTCCCGGCGAGTTCGGCATAAGGCTCGAGGATTGTTTCTACATGACCGACAGCGGCCCGGAATGGTTCAGCGAACCGCCGCCGTCGATCGACAATCCGTTCGGTTAA
- the tyrS gene encoding tyrosine--tRNA ligase yields MTSYKSDLLRLLNERGYIHQMTDAEGLDALAAKQVVPGYIGFDATAPSLHVGSLVQIMMLRRLQQTGHKPVVLMGGGTTRIGDPTGRDESRKMLSDETIAANIASIFSIFQQFLSFGDGPTDAVMVDNQDWLGQLGYIELLQEVGTHFTINRMMTFDSVKLRLDREQPMTFLEFNYMILQGYDFRHLSKDMNVRLQMGGSDQWGNIVNGMELGRRMDGADLYGLTTPLLTTAAGAKMGKTAAGAVWLNPAQLSHFDYWQYWRNCDDRDVGKFLKLFTDLPLDEIARLEALEGAEINEAKKILANEATAMCRGADAAKTAAETATQTFEKGQIGGDLPQAAAPAEGISVVDALRELGFAASNKEARRKLDEGAVKVDGVVVRDPAHLIQPGADSVPVSLGSKKHGLVTR; encoded by the coding sequence ATGACCAGTTACAAATCCGACCTGCTGCGCCTCCTCAACGAGCGAGGCTATATCCACCAGATGACCGACGCGGAAGGGCTCGATGCGCTCGCCGCCAAACAGGTCGTCCCCGGATATATCGGTTTCGACGCGACCGCACCCAGCCTGCACGTCGGCAGCCTCGTCCAGATCATGATGCTGCGCCGCCTGCAACAGACGGGGCACAAGCCCGTCGTGCTGATGGGCGGCGGGACGACGCGGATCGGCGATCCGACCGGGCGCGACGAGAGCCGCAAGATGCTGTCGGACGAAACGATCGCGGCGAACATCGCGTCGATCTTCAGCATCTTTCAGCAATTCCTCAGCTTCGGCGACGGGCCGACCGATGCCGTGATGGTCGACAATCAGGACTGGCTCGGCCAGCTCGGCTATATCGAACTGCTGCAGGAAGTCGGCACGCACTTCACGATCAACCGCATGATGACCTTTGATTCGGTCAAGCTGCGGCTCGATCGCGAACAGCCGATGACCTTCCTCGAATTCAATTACATGATCCTGCAGGGCTATGATTTCCGCCACCTGTCGAAGGACATGAACGTCCGCCTGCAGATGGGCGGTTCCGATCAGTGGGGCAACATCGTCAACGGCATGGAGCTGGGCCGCCGGATGGACGGCGCCGATCTTTATGGCCTCACGACTCCGCTGCTCACGACCGCCGCTGGGGCCAAAATGGGCAAAACCGCCGCCGGCGCGGTCTGGCTTAATCCTGCTCAACTGTCCCATTTTGACTACTGGCAATATTGGCGCAACTGCGACGATCGCGACGTGGGCAAGTTCCTGAAGCTCTTCACCGACCTGCCGCTGGACGAGATCGCACGGCTCGAAGCGCTCGAAGGCGCAGAGATCAACGAGGCGAAGAAGATCCTCGCGAACGAGGCGACCGCGATGTGCCGCGGCGCGGACGCCGCGAAGACCGCCGCCGAGACCGCGACGCAAACCTTTGAAAAGGGACAGATCGGTGGCGACCTTCCACAGGCTGCCGCGCCCGCCGAAGGGATCAGCGTCGTCGATGCGCTGCGCGAACTTGGTTTCGCCGCGTCGAACAAGGAGGCCCGCCGCAAGCTCGACGAGGGCGCGGTAAAGGTCGATGGCGTGGTCGTTCGCGACCCCGCACACCTGATCCAGCCCGGCGCGGATTCCGTTCCAGTGAGCCTCGGGTCAAAAAAACATGGCCTTGTGACCCGTTAA